A window of the Haloarcula litorea genome harbors these coding sequences:
- a CDS encoding AAA family ATPase — protein sequence MTVIGIVGLPGSGKSEAANVAADAGVPVVTMGDVIRQECRDRGLDPATHHGEVATALREENGPGAIAERSLPVIERALDDSDTVVVDGIRSDVEVAAFRDAFGESFVLVEIDAPFQLRAERLDIRGRDAGGDEGGESLEARDERELGFGMGEAMAMADLTVDNTESLAAFQRKIRTLLRDGPEALRR from the coding sequence ATGACAGTCATCGGTATCGTGGGACTCCCGGGCAGCGGCAAGAGCGAGGCGGCCAACGTCGCCGCCGACGCGGGAGTGCCGGTGGTGACGATGGGCGACGTCATCCGCCAGGAGTGTCGCGACCGCGGGCTGGACCCGGCGACCCACCACGGCGAGGTGGCGACGGCGCTGCGCGAGGAGAACGGCCCCGGGGCCATCGCCGAGCGGTCGCTCCCGGTCATCGAGCGGGCACTGGACGACAGCGACACCGTCGTCGTCGACGGCATCCGGTCGGACGTGGAGGTCGCGGCGTTCCGGGACGCCTTCGGGGAGTCGTTCGTCCTGGTGGAGATCGACGCGCCGTTCCAGCTGCGGGCCGAGCGACTCGACATCCGCGGTCGGGACGCCGGCGGCGACGAGGGCGGCGAGAGCCTCGAAGCCCGCGACGAGCGCGAGCTCGGCTTCGGGATGGGCGAGGCGATGGCGATGGCCGACCTCACGGTCGACAACACGGAGTCGCTGGCGGCGTTCCAGCGGAAGATCCGCACGCTCCTGCGGGACGGCCCGGAGGCGTTGCGGCGATGA
- a CDS encoding RNA-binding domain-containing protein, whose product MSAVYSVDVRIVAPVADTEVTDRVADAIRNLFPEADPEQRPGELVAEVHTMEGFSEELHRAEILDTARSVFFDSLSGDTFAFDLKKQAAFEGRVNFAVGDPSELGDIHVEVTVREPDAESYVDYVAPPTEDGTPVDVDGDRSPE is encoded by the coding sequence ATGAGCGCCGTCTACAGCGTCGACGTGCGGATCGTCGCGCCGGTCGCCGACACGGAGGTCACCGACCGCGTCGCCGACGCCATACGGAACCTCTTCCCCGAGGCCGACCCCGAGCAGCGGCCCGGCGAACTCGTCGCCGAGGTCCACACGATGGAGGGGTTCTCGGAGGAGCTCCACCGGGCGGAGATCCTGGACACCGCCCGCTCGGTGTTCTTCGACAGCCTGTCGGGGGACACCTTCGCGTTCGACCTGAAGAAGCAGGCGGCCTTCGAGGGCCGGGTGAACTTCGCCGTCGGCGACCCCTCCGAACTGGGCGACATCCACGTCGAGGTGACGGTCCGCGAGCCCGACGCCGAGAGCTACGTCGACTACGTCGCGCCGCCGACCGAGGACGGGACCCCGGTCGACGTGGACGGCGACCGGAGCCCGGAATGA
- a CDS encoding HAD family hydrolase: MSGATTALCLDLDGTLVHLTRPYSELVLDTFAEHGLPRDPELEAFADERFAEAFAAMDPDAHETAFAAVVERAGADADPAAMAETLREIEYEAGTVPGAARDSLETLAADNALAVVTNGTRDWQLGKLDHHGLTDLFDAVVASYEAGAHKPDAAVFDLVRERVPADEYVMVGDDYEADVEGARAAGFVPIHYERGDGDGPGLWSTVDALL, from the coding sequence ATGAGCGGCGCGACCACCGCACTCTGTCTCGACCTCGACGGGACGCTCGTCCACCTCACGCGCCCGTACAGCGAACTGGTGCTGGACACCTTCGCCGAGCACGGCCTCCCGAGGGACCCCGAGCTCGAGGCGTTCGCGGACGAGCGCTTCGCCGAGGCGTTCGCGGCGATGGACCCGGACGCCCACGAGACGGCCTTCGCCGCCGTCGTCGAGCGGGCGGGTGCAGACGCCGACCCGGCGGCGATGGCCGAGACGCTCCGGGAGATCGAGTACGAGGCCGGGACCGTCCCCGGGGCCGCTCGGGACAGCCTCGAGACGCTGGCCGCGGACAACGCACTCGCCGTCGTGACGAACGGCACCCGCGACTGGCAGCTGGGGAAGCTCGACCACCACGGCCTGACCGACCTGTTCGACGCCGTCGTCGCCTCCTACGAGGCCGGCGCGCACAAGCCCGACGCCGCCGTCTTCGACCTCGTCCGCGAGCGCGTGCCCGCCGACGAGTACGTGATGGTCGGCGACGACTACGAGGCCGATGTCGAGGGCGCTCGCGCGGCCGGGTTCGTCCCGATCCACTACGAGCGTGGGGACGGCGACGGGCCGGGGCTGTGGTCGACCGTCGACGCCCTGCTGTAG
- a CDS encoding molybdopterin-dependent oxidoreductase — translation MDVGRYAPSARAVDWGLFAAVAVLLATGVATMFTGTPSTAWVIDLHAVAGVVLLPLVAVKLWRVRRRVAPDRLTGRRMLSLVLAVDATAALATGVWWIFGGTLDLGPWGLFHLHVGLGLLVPPLLLWHLRYRFHSPGNVTRHGRRDALRYAGLVTAGALLWRVQRPVNDAIDTAGADRRYTGSREEGSGDGNRFPVTSWVADDPDPVDAGQWRLSVTGRVGTARSYTLADVPGDASEEAILDCTSGWYSGHEWRGVAVGDLLDAAGTADAAAWVQFRSVTGYRWSLPLSEARDAVLATHVDGERLSHGHGFPLRLVAPGRRGFQWVKWVEEVRVTRRRELGEWLAIFVSGV, via the coding sequence ATGGACGTCGGCCGGTACGCCCCCTCCGCCCGCGCGGTCGACTGGGGGCTGTTCGCCGCCGTCGCCGTCCTCCTGGCGACGGGGGTGGCGACGATGTTCACCGGCACGCCCAGCACGGCGTGGGTCATCGACCTCCACGCCGTCGCGGGGGTCGTTCTCCTGCCGCTCGTCGCCGTGAAGCTGTGGCGGGTGCGCCGCCGGGTCGCGCCCGACCGGCTCACCGGTCGGCGGATGCTCTCGCTGGTGCTGGCCGTCGACGCGACGGCGGCGCTGGCCACGGGCGTCTGGTGGATCTTCGGCGGGACGCTCGACCTGGGGCCGTGGGGCCTCTTTCACCTCCACGTCGGCCTCGGACTGTTGGTCCCGCCGCTGTTGCTGTGGCACCTCCGCTACCGCTTTCACTCGCCGGGCAACGTGACCCGCCACGGCCGCCGGGACGCGCTGCGGTACGCCGGGCTGGTCACGGCGGGGGCGCTGCTGTGGCGCGTCCAGCGGCCGGTCAACGACGCCATCGACACGGCGGGGGCCGACCGCCGCTACACCGGCTCCCGCGAGGAGGGCTCCGGCGACGGCAACCGCTTCCCGGTCACCAGCTGGGTCGCCGACGATCCCGACCCGGTCGACGCCGGGCAGTGGCGGCTCTCGGTCACCGGGCGAGTCGGGACCGCCCGGTCGTACACGCTCGCCGACGTGCCGGGCGACGCCAGCGAGGAGGCGATCCTGGACTGCACGAGCGGGTGGTACTCCGGCCACGAGTGGCGAGGGGTCGCCGTCGGGGACCTGCTCGACGCCGCCGGGACCGCAGACGCGGCCGCGTGGGTCCAGTTCCGGTCGGTGACCGGCTACCGGTGGAGCCTCCCGCTCTCGGAGGCCCGCGACGCCGTGCTGGCGACCCACGTCGACGGCGAGCGGCTCTCTCACGGCCACGGCTTCCCGCTCAGGCTGGTCGCGCCCGGTCGCCGGGGGTTCCAGTGGGTGAAGTGGGTCGAGGAGGTCCGCGTGACCCGCCGGCGCGAACTCGGCGAGTGGCTCGCCATCTTCGTCAGCGGCGTCTGA
- a CDS encoding lamin tail domain-containing protein: MERPLRAAGLALVLVLAGCAGLSAPAQPTAGDGGATTARGLPTAGPLPERAATVSITAVVDGDTVRITYDNGTSDTVRLVGVDTPEVNAENDPAEFEGVPDTAAGADCLGDAGVAASNVAKDRLLGETVGIAFDPNTDRRGYYDRLLAYVLVDGQLFNHRLVATGHARVYTESDFSRKERFLRAETDARAARRGLWRCADPDSVTPTATATQTPSESGLVVSEVHADAAGNDNENLNGEYVVLANRGEASLDLSGWTVSDAADHRYTFENATLAPGERLTLYTGSGTDTETERYWGASGAIWNNGGDTVTVRDADGDVVAERSY; this comes from the coding sequence ATGGAACGACCGCTCCGGGCCGCCGGCCTCGCGCTCGTACTCGTGCTCGCCGGCTGTGCCGGGCTCTCCGCGCCCGCACAACCGACGGCGGGGGACGGCGGGGCGACGACCGCCCGGGGGCTACCGACCGCCGGCCCGCTCCCGGAGCGGGCGGCGACGGTGTCGATCACCGCCGTCGTCGACGGCGACACGGTCCGGATCACCTACGACAACGGCACCAGCGACACCGTCCGGCTGGTCGGCGTCGACACACCGGAGGTCAACGCCGAGAACGACCCGGCGGAGTTCGAGGGGGTCCCCGACACCGCGGCCGGTGCGGACTGTCTCGGCGACGCCGGCGTCGCCGCCTCGAACGTCGCCAAGGACCGCCTGCTCGGGGAGACGGTCGGCATCGCCTTCGACCCGAACACGGACCGGCGGGGCTACTACGACCGCCTGCTCGCCTACGTCCTCGTCGACGGCCAGCTGTTCAACCACCGGCTCGTGGCGACCGGGCACGCCCGCGTCTACACCGAGAGCGACTTCTCCCGGAAGGAGCGGTTCCTCCGGGCCGAGACCGACGCCCGCGCGGCCCGCCGCGGGCTCTGGCGCTGTGCCGACCCCGACTCGGTCACCCCGACGGCGACCGCGACACAGACGCCCAGCGAGTCCGGACTCGTCGTCAGCGAGGTCCACGCCGACGCCGCGGGCAACGACAACGAGAACCTGAACGGCGAGTACGTGGTCCTCGCGAACCGCGGCGAGGCGTCGCTGGACCTCTCGGGGTGGACGGTCTCCGACGCCGCCGACCACCGCTACACCTTCGAGAACGCGACGCTCGCGCCCGGCGAGCGGCTGACGCTGTACACCGGCAGCGGCACCGACACCGAGACCGAGCGCTACTGGGGCGCGAGCGGCGCGATCTGGAACAACGGCGGCGACACCGTCACCGTCCGGGACGCCGACGGCGACGTGGTCGCCGAGCGGTCGTACTGA
- a CDS encoding CBS domain-containing protein, whose translation MLVPLPVRDVMQSPVQTIDRDSPVVAAARRLRDEGIGSLVVTEDGAPVGIITESDVVAVAAAEGDTRKLTVADVMSTALVTVGPDEEIDAAVERFRAHGIKKLPVVEDGDLVGMVTTTDVSNYVPHVARSAPKLGDRPERRRFTRPDTLYENADWEFESYGVADGIDVGDHVRFSKTLSEQDVERFAEVSGDTNRLHLDDEFAAGTRFGRRIVHGTLVSGVISAALARLPGLTIYLSQELSYRGPVDVGERVTAHCEVVEQLREDRFRLSTAVDDADGNCVVEGDAVVISDPIPERSG comes from the coding sequence ATGCTCGTCCCACTGCCCGTCAGGGATGTGATGCAGTCCCCCGTCCAGACGATCGACCGCGACAGCCCCGTCGTGGCGGCGGCGCGGCGCTTGCGCGACGAGGGCATCGGCTCCCTCGTCGTCACCGAGGACGGAGCCCCCGTCGGTATCATCACCGAGAGCGACGTCGTCGCCGTCGCGGCCGCGGAGGGCGACACCCGCAAGCTCACCGTCGCGGACGTGATGTCGACCGCGCTGGTGACCGTCGGCCCCGACGAGGAGATCGACGCGGCCGTCGAGCGGTTCCGCGCCCACGGCATCAAGAAGCTCCCCGTCGTCGAGGACGGCGATCTCGTCGGGATGGTGACGACCACCGACGTCTCCAACTACGTCCCGCACGTCGCCCGCTCCGCGCCGAAGCTGGGCGACCGGCCCGAACGCCGGCGGTTCACGCGCCCGGACACCCTCTACGAGAACGCGGACTGGGAGTTCGAGAGCTACGGCGTCGCCGACGGGATCGACGTGGGCGACCACGTCCGGTTCAGCAAGACCCTCTCGGAACAGGACGTCGAGCGGTTCGCCGAGGTCAGCGGCGACACGAACCGCCTCCACCTCGACGACGAGTTCGCCGCGGGGACCCGCTTCGGCCGTCGGATCGTCCACGGGACGCTCGTCTCTGGGGTCATCAGCGCCGCGCTCGCGCGGCTGCCCGGGCTGACGATCTACCTCTCGCAGGAACTCAGCTACCGCGGCCCCGTCGACGTTGGGGAGCGCGTCACCGCCCACTGCGAGGTGGTCGAGCAGTTGCGCGAGGACCGCTTCCGGCTCTCGACGGCCGTCGACGACGCCGACGGGAACTGCGTCGTCGAGGGCGACGCCGTCGTCATCTCCGACCCGATCCCGGAACGATCCGGGTGA
- a CDS encoding GNAT family N-acetyltransferase: MDAVERPSFESSAARAVYQYVERHGTAARHRVRAATDLDTDEFGEAVDHLLAKGYIEDDGGTLALSLNVGSVEGYTADSFSYTIRPARPDDFEAVVAAIRAVSEESSYVVAESVAEQLLYDDAVTRHNTVESRVFFLATVGDDEVIGWCHLDLPQVEKLRETAQLTVGVVPDYRGEGVGSSLLDRGVDWARANGFRKLYNSLPATNERAMAFLGDHGWHTEGIRRNHYTVDDDRVDEVTMAYTFEE, encoded by the coding sequence ATGGACGCAGTCGAACGGCCGTCGTTCGAGTCGAGCGCGGCCAGGGCGGTCTACCAGTACGTCGAACGCCACGGGACTGCGGCGCGCCACCGGGTGCGGGCGGCGACGGACCTCGACACCGACGAGTTCGGCGAGGCCGTCGATCACCTGCTCGCGAAGGGGTACATCGAGGACGACGGCGGGACGCTCGCGCTGTCGCTGAACGTCGGTTCCGTCGAGGGCTACACCGCCGACAGCTTCAGCTACACCATCCGGCCGGCACGCCCCGACGACTTCGAGGCCGTCGTCGCCGCGATCCGGGCCGTCTCCGAGGAGAGCAGCTACGTCGTCGCCGAGAGCGTCGCCGAGCAACTGCTGTACGACGACGCCGTCACGCGCCACAACACGGTCGAGTCGCGGGTGTTCTTCCTCGCGACGGTCGGCGACGACGAGGTGATCGGCTGGTGTCACCTGGACCTCCCGCAGGTCGAGAAGCTCCGCGAGACGGCCCAGCTGACCGTCGGCGTCGTCCCCGACTACCGCGGCGAGGGGGTCGGGTCCAGTCTGCTGGACCGCGGCGTCGACTGGGCGCGAGCCAACGGCTTCCGGAAGCTGTACAACAGCCTCCCGGCCACCAACGAGCGGGCGATGGCGTTCCTCGGCGACCACGGCTGGCACACGGAGGGCATCCGCCGGAACCACTACACCGTCGACGACGATCGGGTCGACGAGGTGACGATGGCGTACACGTTCGAGGAGTGA
- a CDS encoding signal recognition particle protein Srp54, which yields MVLDDLGSSLRGTLDDLRGKSRISEEDIEDVVKEIQRSLLQADVDVSLVQELSDNIETRALEEDPPAGTTPRDWVLRIVYEELVDLVGESTDLPLEEQTIMLAGLYGSGKTTTAAKMAWWFSTKGLQPAIVQTDTDRPGAYDQAREMAERAEVDFYGDPDSDDPVEIAREGLAETEDADVRIVDTAGRDGLNEELIEQIERIEAEVNPDRNLLVLDAAMGQSAKSQAADFQDAIGIDGVVITKLDGTAKGGGALAAVDETDSTIAFLGTGETVKDIERFEPSGFISRLLGMGDLKQLTERVERAMEETQEGEDDWDPEDLMEGQFTLKDMRKQMEAMNNMGPLDQVMDMIPGLGGGLMDQLPDDAMDVTQERMRDFEVVMDSMTEAELENPRVVGQSRTERIARGSGKPEERVRELLQQHKQMEQMLKQFQGMGDGDMERMMKQMQQGGGGGGMGGMGGGGGGMGPFGD from the coding sequence ATGGTACTCGACGATCTCGGGAGTTCGCTCCGTGGGACCCTCGACGACCTCCGGGGGAAGTCCCGCATCTCCGAGGAGGACATCGAGGACGTCGTCAAGGAGATCCAGCGGTCGCTGCTGCAGGCCGACGTCGACGTCTCGCTGGTCCAGGAGCTCTCGGACAACATCGAGACCCGCGCGCTCGAGGAGGACCCGCCGGCCGGCACCACTCCCCGCGACTGGGTGTTGCGGATCGTCTACGAGGAGCTGGTCGATCTGGTCGGGGAGTCGACGGACCTCCCGCTGGAGGAACAGACCATCATGCTGGCCGGCCTCTACGGGTCGGGGAAGACGACCACCGCGGCCAAGATGGCCTGGTGGTTCTCGACGAAGGGGCTCCAGCCCGCGATCGTCCAGACCGACACGGACCGGCCCGGTGCCTACGACCAGGCCAGGGAGATGGCCGAGCGCGCCGAGGTCGACTTCTACGGCGACCCCGACAGCGACGACCCGGTCGAGATCGCCCGCGAGGGGCTCGCAGAGACCGAGGACGCGGACGTGCGCATCGTCGACACGGCGGGTCGCGACGGCCTCAACGAGGAGCTCATCGAACAGATCGAGCGCATCGAGGCCGAGGTGAACCCGGACCGGAACCTGCTGGTGCTGGACGCCGCGATGGGCCAGTCCGCCAAGAGCCAGGCCGCCGACTTCCAGGACGCCATCGGTATCGACGGCGTCGTCATCACGAAGCTCGACGGGACCGCGAAGGGCGGGGGCGCACTCGCCGCGGTCGACGAGACGGACTCGACCATCGCCTTCCTCGGGACCGGCGAGACCGTCAAGGACATCGAGCGGTTCGAGCCCTCCGGGTTCATCTCCCGGCTGCTCGGGATGGGCGACCTCAAGCAGCTCACCGAGCGCGTCGAGCGCGCGATGGAGGAGACCCAGGAGGGCGAGGACGACTGGGACCCCGAGGACCTGATGGAGGGGCAGTTCACGCTGAAGGACATGCGCAAGCAGATGGAGGCGATGAACAACATGGGGCCGCTCGACCAGGTGATGGACATGATCCCCGGCCTGGGCGGCGGCCTGATGGACCAGCTGCCCGACGACGCGATGGACGTCACCCAGGAGCGGATGCGTGACTTCGAGGTCGTGATGGACTCGATGACCGAGGCGGAACTGGAGAACCCCCGCGTCGTCGGCCAGTCCCGCACCGAGCGCATCGCCCGCGGCTCGGGCAAGCCCGAGGAGCGGGTGCGGGAGCTGCTCCAGCAGCACAAGCAGATGGAGCAGATGCTCAAGCAGTTCCAGGGGATGGGCGACGGCGACATGGAGCGGATGATGAAGCAGATGCAGCAGGGCGGCGGCGGTGGCGGGATGGGCGGAATGGGCGGCGGTGGCGGCGGGATGGGTCCGTTCGGGGACTGA
- a CDS encoding universal stress protein → MYTVVAGIDESTDRAREIATEIVDIPMDASQVRVTLLHDFQDNPEGATVEQVASVRRAREILEEAGIEVSLSESSGRPADAILELADEEDADMIVVAGRKRTPTGKVLFGSVTQSVILGTERPVLVCSGREADD, encoded by the coding sequence ATGTACACCGTAGTCGCTGGGATCGACGAGAGTACGGACCGTGCCAGAGAGATCGCGACCGAGATCGTGGACATCCCGATGGACGCCTCGCAGGTCCGCGTGACGCTGCTGCACGACTTCCAGGACAACCCCGAGGGCGCGACGGTCGAGCAGGTCGCCTCCGTCCGCCGCGCGCGGGAGATCCTGGAGGAGGCCGGCATCGAGGTGTCCCTGTCCGAGTCCAGCGGCCGACCGGCCGACGCCATCCTCGAACTCGCCGACGAGGAAGACGCCGACATGATCGTCGTGGCGGGCCGCAAGCGCACGCCGACCGGCAAGGTGCTGTTCGGCAGCGTCACACAGAGCGTCATCCTCGGGACCGAGCGCCCGGTGCTGGTGTGTAGCGGCCGCGAAGCCGACGACTAA
- a CDS encoding thioredoxin family protein, with amino-acid sequence MAAERSPEDLLETLVAEDVVAVDPETDRVSTTDEFEADRAVYHDTYATMPDEEFHESVADVFGLPSAEAAAERVAELGVTRTEFATFLTLRATLDGYETEELTELARLATEIGPSTPIPDGVEHLDDETWAAFVDRERAVVTVWKLFCEPCEAMKEQLDEVLAAFPDDAPVGGVDGEVCPDFCRAAGVNAAPGFVLFADGEPVEVITGRTDPDALAERVGEVYG; translated from the coding sequence ATGGCGGCCGAACGCTCCCCCGAGGACCTGCTCGAGACGCTCGTCGCGGAGGACGTGGTCGCCGTCGACCCGGAGACCGACCGCGTCAGCACGACCGACGAGTTCGAGGCCGACCGCGCGGTGTACCACGACACGTACGCCACGATGCCCGACGAGGAGTTCCACGAGTCCGTCGCGGACGTGTTCGGGCTCCCCTCCGCCGAGGCGGCGGCCGAGCGGGTCGCGGAGCTCGGCGTCACCCGCACGGAGTTCGCGACCTTCCTGACCCTGCGGGCGACGCTCGACGGCTACGAGACCGAGGAACTGACCGAGCTGGCCCGCCTGGCGACGGAGATCGGTCCCTCGACGCCGATCCCGGACGGCGTCGAACACCTCGACGACGAGACGTGGGCGGCGTTCGTCGACCGCGAGCGGGCCGTCGTCACGGTGTGGAAGCTGTTCTGCGAGCCCTGCGAGGCGATGAAGGAACAGCTCGACGAGGTGCTGGCGGCGTTCCCGGACGACGCGCCGGTCGGGGGCGTCGACGGCGAGGTGTGTCCGGACTTCTGCCGGGCCGCGGGCGTCAACGCCGCGCCGGGGTTCGTCCTGTTCGCGGACGGCGAGCCGGTCGAGGTAATCACCGGCCGGACCGACCCCGACGCCCTCGCCGAGCGGGTCGGCGAGGTGTACGGTTAG
- a CDS encoding ABC transporter ATP-binding protein has protein sequence MTLLEVDGIDGYYGESHIVQDVSLTVDEGEITALLGRNGAGKTSTLRCISGATPPEVRDGTIRFDGTDITNQPPEDIAVRGISLVPEERRVFTDLTVAENLHLAETVRNKSNTWGRKLQFRDEGMSTDEIYEFFPRLDERRGQKAGTLSGGEQQMLAIARALHQSTDLLMLDEPYEGLAPQIIEAVENAIERISEEGTTVLLVEQNAVAAMNIADRCYVLDRGEVVFHGDAEELRADDETRDRYLGV, from the coding sequence ATGACGCTGCTCGAGGTCGACGGCATCGACGGCTACTACGGCGAGAGCCACATCGTCCAGGACGTCTCGCTGACCGTCGACGAGGGGGAGATCACGGCGCTGCTTGGCCGCAACGGTGCGGGCAAGACGTCGACGCTCCGGTGTATCTCCGGGGCGACGCCCCCGGAGGTACGGGACGGCACCATCCGGTTCGACGGGACCGACATCACGAACCAGCCGCCGGAGGACATCGCCGTCCGCGGCATCTCGCTGGTCCCGGAGGAGCGGCGGGTGTTCACCGACCTGACCGTCGCCGAGAACCTCCACCTCGCGGAGACGGTCCGGAACAAGTCGAACACCTGGGGGCGGAAGCTGCAGTTCCGCGACGAGGGGATGTCCACCGACGAGATCTACGAGTTCTTCCCGCGGCTCGACGAGCGCCGCGGGCAGAAGGCCGGGACGCTCTCGGGCGGCGAGCAGCAGATGCTGGCCATCGCCCGCGCGCTCCACCAGAGCACGGACCTCCTGATGCTCGACGAGCCCTACGAGGGACTTGCGCCACAGATCATCGAGGCCGTCGAGAACGCCATCGAGCGCATCAGCGAGGAGGGGACGACCGTCCTCCTGGTCGAACAGAACGCCGTCGCCGCGATGAACATCGCCGACCGGTGCTACGTGCTCGACCGGGGCGAGGTCGTCTTCCACGGCGACGCCGAGGAGCTCCGGGCCGACGATGAGACCCGCGACCGGTACCTGGGGGTCTGA
- a CDS encoding ABC transporter ATP-binding protein: protein MTVLQTDGLTKRFGGLTAVDDVDMSIDQGEGVSLIGPNGAGKSTFINLVTRQLEPSEGDIQFNGESILDLDPHEVVQRGMSKSFQTASIFPDLSVEENAIIAAFAAEHGSFRFNFLRHRDAYPEVRGLAEGVLDSVGLYEQRETTAKNLDYGNKRRLEIGIALAAEPDMLLMDEPTAGMSPDETESTVALIKELKDELDLTFLLVEHDMEIVFDISDRIVVLNRGQVIAHGTPSEVQNDPAVQDAYLGGAEE, encoded by the coding sequence ATGACGGTCCTGCAGACCGACGGGCTGACCAAGCGCTTCGGCGGGCTGACCGCCGTCGACGACGTCGACATGAGCATCGACCAGGGGGAGGGCGTGAGCCTCATCGGCCCCAACGGCGCGGGCAAGTCGACGTTCATCAACCTCGTCACCCGACAGCTGGAGCCCAGCGAGGGCGACATCCAGTTCAACGGCGAGTCGATCCTCGACCTGGACCCCCACGAGGTGGTCCAGCGGGGGATGAGTAAGTCGTTCCAGACGGCCTCGATCTTCCCCGACCTCTCCGTCGAGGAGAACGCTATCATCGCCGCGTTCGCGGCCGAGCACGGCTCGTTCCGGTTCAACTTCCTCCGGCACCGTGACGCCTACCCCGAGGTGCGGGGCCTGGCCGAGGGGGTGCTCGACTCCGTCGGGCTGTACGAGCAGCGGGAGACGACCGCCAAGAACCTCGACTACGGGAACAAGCGCCGGCTGGAGATCGGCATCGCGCTGGCGGCGGAACCGGACATGCTCCTGATGGACGAGCCGACCGCCGGGATGTCCCCGGACGAGACGGAGTCGACGGTCGCGCTCATCAAGGAACTCAAGGACGAACTGGACCTGACGTTCCTCCTGGTCGAACACGACATGGAGATCGTCTTCGACATCTCCGACCGCATCGTGGTGCTGAACCGCGGGCAGGTCATCGCCCACGGCACGCCGTCGGAGGTCCAGAACGACCCTGCCGTCCAGGACGCCTACTTGGGGGGTGCCGAGGAATGA
- a CDS encoding branched-chain amino acid ABC transporter permease, translated as MSDEPGDAATAAEVSEEPGFGDRLAALQDSELAVVGIAAVGVLVFPLVFNNLLNGYTQLATLVLVWGIFALGFDILLGYTGLLSFGHALFWGGAAYAAGIFSASVSGQPVLVILFGTLVAVLMAWIVGFLSLRRGGIYFAILTLTFGQMAFYLSSSPLAFLTNGENGFTSVSIAPLFGVLDLHGSLGGPLGMLPGNTLYLFVGAVTVLSIALANRILKSPYGIVFKAIRENESRAEFVGLDVWRYKLMAFVISALFAGISGSLFTIEGNYVPLSSLYWTTSGEVVIMTVLGGVGSLFGPLFGAAVYLYIEFIVSGMDVVGPFWHLILGLVFVIVVVLFPDGIWGGITAIRDYVGGDR; from the coding sequence ATGAGCGACGAACCGGGCGACGCGGCGACGGCCGCCGAGGTGTCCGAGGAGCCAGGGTTCGGCGACCGGCTGGCGGCGCTGCAGGACAGCGAACTCGCCGTCGTCGGGATCGCCGCCGTCGGCGTGCTCGTCTTCCCGCTCGTGTTCAACAACCTGCTGAACGGCTACACTCAGCTCGCGACGCTCGTGCTGGTCTGGGGCATCTTCGCGCTCGGGTTCGACATCCTGCTCGGGTACACCGGCCTGCTGTCGTTCGGCCACGCGCTCTTCTGGGGGGGCGCGGCCTACGCGGCCGGCATCTTCAGCGCCAGCGTCAGCGGTCAGCCGGTACTTGTCATCCTCTTCGGGACGCTGGTGGCGGTCCTTATGGCCTGGATCGTCGGGTTCCTCTCGCTGCGCCGGGGCGGCATCTACTTCGCCATCCTGACGCTGACGTTCGGACAGATGGCGTTCTACCTCTCCTCGTCGCCGCTGGCGTTCCTCACCAACGGGGAGAACGGCTTCACGTCGGTCAGCATCGCCCCGCTGTTCGGCGTCCTCGACCTCCACGGGTCGCTGGGCGGACCGCTCGGGATGCTCCCGGGCAACACCCTGTACCTGTTCGTCGGCGCGGTCACCGTCCTGTCGATCGCGCTGGCGAACCGCATCCTGAAGTCGCCCTACGGCATCGTGTTCAAGGCGATCCGCGAGAACGAGTCCCGGGCGGAGTTCGTCGGCCTCGACGTCTGGCGGTACAAGCTGATGGCGTTCGTCATCTCCGCGCTGTTCGCCGGCATCTCCGGGAGCCTGTTCACCATCGAGGGCAACTACGTCCCCCTGAGCTCGCTGTACTGGACGACCTCCGGCGAGGTCGTCATCATGACCGTGCTGGGCGGCGTCGGGTCGCTGTTCGGCCCGCTGTTCGGGGCGGCGGTGTACCTCTACATCGAGTTCATCGTCAGCGGGATGGACGTCGTCGGCCCGTTCTGGCACCTCATCCTCGGGCTCGTGTTCGTCATCGTCGTCGTGCTGTTCCCCGACGGCATCTGGGGCGGTATCACGGCCATCCGCGACTACGTCGGGGGTGACCGCTGA